CCACGCCAACCTTGGTATTACCTCGATTGTGAAGGGGTGCTGTTCTAGAGCGATTTTCAGTTGCCTTTAGCTAGGGGGCCCCACATCTGCGGGCGAATCCACGCTGGAAGCGGGCGTTCCCAGGGCAAACTCATTCACAAACCGCTCTAGGCTATCAACCAATTTACGCCGGTGACTACGCGGCTCCGAGTGTCTTCTCACTAACACTACTCCTGCTGCGGCTCCTCATCCTTGAGAATCTTTGACCGCTTTATTCGCTCCCAGAGTTCTGCCTCGTATTGATCGGTTGGCTCCCGTTGCAAAATCTTCTTGAACCCTTCCCGCACTTGCGGTGTGTTTATCTCCTCTAGGAATTTGAAAAACCCGTACCGCAAATTCACATCCTCTGAGGGATCCTCAATGACCCGAAGGAAAGGAGCCACATTGATGCTTCTGCCAAATTGTTGATAGGCGACGTCCAGCACCTGCCGAACTGAAACTCGAACCTGGCGGGGTCTGGATGGGTCGCTAGCCACCCGGATGAGTTTTTCAATCTGTTTGTCAGTCAGTCGCTCAAGGGCCGTTCTTCGACGGAAAGGGATGATGCTGCGAAGATCTTCAGCGGCAGAGGCGGCAAAAAGCTCCGGAATCTGCAGGTTTTCGATCAAACTCATCGAGAATTCCAGGAATTCCTGCTCTCGGCGCTCACGATCCCTTATGCTGTCAATCTCGGTATAGCGTTTAATGATTAAAAGGCTGTCTGGATTGGCTTCCAATGCCCAAGTATACGCGTAGAACTTCTTCTTCGGGTAGTACCTCCGTATCCCCGTCACCTCACCTGAACCAATTTCTACGTCTACATCGTCCTTGCCCTCACGTACCTTCTCGAGAAAGAAAATCCATTTCTCGCCAGGCTCAATGTAAGGAAATCTCCATAGCTTATAGCCGCCTTCCATGGGTTCTATCACCACATAGGGTTCTTCGGACTTGGGTAAAGGTATGCCGAAGTCGGCAGGGATCGAAACGAGTTGTTTAGAGGGCAGCACCAACGCTTCAACGATGGAGCCGGGCACGACCAATCCTTTCCCTTTCAGCACCGCGTGGACCCGAATGGTCATGATCTTGACTCTCTCCGTGTTGTACATCAACGTCGGAATTTTGACCTTAATCCCCGGTGCATACTTCATATCAATCATCTCGCCGATGGCAACCACAGGCAGAGCTGCAACCTGGGAGCCGGGCCTACGATGGGTCCACCAAGCCCACGTGGATAAGACATACCATCCCAACACACTCTGAGTCACCACCAGCCATACTCCACAACAAATTGCTAGTTTTAAGTTCCTGTGTTTCATTTTACTCCTAAAGTACCGCCTGATCATGGCCGAGGCAATATTGTTTTAAGGTACTCACTGTCTTGTCGCAGACCAGCCCTAAAAGTCGGTCGCGTTGTAAACACATAGGGGTTCTCTAGTAAGTCACGAGAAGCCAGTTGCGAAGCCATTAGCTCCTCCTCATTCGCACCCTCCCTCGTGTGATTCAATTCAGTTCCATCAAACATCCAGCCGGTGAACCGATCATCCCGAATTATGTCCCTCTCCTGTTCCGATGAATGTCCAGTCCTTGGATTCGGGCGGCTGGCCGGATTAGGCACCAACCCAAGCCGATGCCCCACCTCGTGCGCCGCTACGTTGCCAATCCCATTGCCAATCCGTTGCGCGTCATTGACAACCAGTACTCTGTCCTTGTAGTACGGCAAACGGTTCACAAACACTCCTAACCGATCGTCTTCTGCCACATTCGCATTGTAGATAATATCTCCACCGAAAGTCAGGTTCAGATGATTGATCTGGGCCTGCCCCAGCATGTAAGTTGGTTGTGTATTCAAGCTGGGATTCTGATCAGGCGCTCGCAGAAAACGCCCGTTGGCCCCTCGAATCGCCGTAATATCAACCACGATCACAGCATCCTCGTCAGTCACCGCCACTGACCCTTGCGCCAACTCGACAATGACATTGGCCATAGCTTCCTCATACAGCTCCTGAACTCGCTCACGCGTTCTCGCCTTGATTTGCTCCACTTTGGTCGTTCCCAGTCCCAAACCACCATCGGCTGTATCTCTTAAGTAGAGCACCGCATCATTGAGAAACCGAAGTTTGATAGTTATCGGCCCGACCTGAACGCGCGGTGGAGGTCCTGCCACACACCCCTGATGGGCACAGTAGAGCAGTTGATTATTGGGTAACCTAGCCTGAACGTCGGTTGTACCTGTGGCACGTGCCGTCAGTAAACCGTTGGCGCTCACGGTGGCGATATTGGAGTTCTGTACACCAAACGTCGTGCCTTGAGGGAACTGTTGCATCGGTTGGCAATGTTGATCTTCGGGCGTCAGTTGCTTGCTCTGCCCAACAGCTAACGACATCACGCGCGGCTTGATGTAGCTGGCCAGTTGACCAGGTTGGATGCTGAGCACAGCACTGTCCTGCACGGGACGTAACTTGGTGATGTTCGACGGTAGATTCACAAGATCAGCTTTCCATGTCGCCGTCCCGGTTGGGACACTACAGCCTGCCGGCACAATGATCGTAAAACGAAAATCAATCAGGCCACTACTACTGCCGAGCTTCCCCTGCGGATTCGATTCCCCAGGCGCAACGGCTGTCAACAAACCACATCCTACCGACGGCAGACTCAACTCAACATATACCTGAAGAAAATCCTGGCTTGTGACGTTCTCGGTCTCAACGGTCACCGTCAGCACCGAGCTTCCCCCAGGATTTGTTGTTGTCGGGTTGAACGTGGTGCTTTTGATGCGAGCGGTTTTCTGGGCAACGCGGCGGACAAGGAGGGTGGCACTGGGTTCAACGCCAGGGGACGTGCATGCGAAGGAATTCACCCCTGCATCCAAGGACATATCGGCCCTGTATGCCAGCAGTCCGGGTAGCGCACACCCTGGGAGCGCACTCAATTGAACGGCAAACACAAATGGGACCGCCACGTTGTTGGCCGGTACAAATTGGGTCAAAGAAACCGGCGTCACGTTGCTAATGATACAGGGCAATGAGCGAGCATTGTCTCGATTGACGCGCACTGTAACGTCTTGGCCACCCTCTCCCGTACCAGGATTTATCACGTATGCCCTCAGGAGCACTGTCGTAGATGCGCCGCCCGGCTCCACCTGGACTTCACTAGGAGAAAACTCCACACGTGTCAACTCCGGTCTATAACTTGTTAACCTGACTTCCCACGGAATAATCCCTATCTCCTCGGGCCGTGCCCCATTCCCGTCCGGTGCAATTAAACTACTGAAATTCAGTTGCAGCGTGCCCGGACAACAGCCAATGGCTCTTACCGTAGCGTTGAGATAACCCGGAAGCTGGAATAGATTCCCGACTGCTAAGCAGCCTGTACTCGCATACGACATCCCGGTAATTCGGCTCTGAGAGATGGATGGCGGAGGGCCACCATAGCAGAGCCCGACACTGAACGCCGTGGCTGGACCGCCAATGATGCCCGCCCAACCGCTGACGCGGGCACAAATACTTAGGCGCACATTAACGCCCAGGCCTCCTATAGGGGACGGAGTGACATATACTACAAACTCCAAACTCACATCGATGGAGACACCAATAACGAGACCGGTGATATTGACCGGCGTCAGGGGGAAATTATTCAACGGCGGACATACGGTTCCCCGGCAGGCAATTAGACTGGCAAACCATCGAAAGTGGAACGGGTTATAACGGGCACCGAAGGCCACGCCTCCCTGGTTTGTCCCGGCTGGTTGGTCGGGAAGTTCATCGAGCACCTTCGGCGTTTGAAAGTATATCGGTGTGACTAGGTCCGCTGCGATTGTAAATGTCTGAAGACCGTCAGCCGTGGCGGGAGCGTCGAGGGGAACCTGCGGATCAATCACAATCGGTTCGGTGTCCATCCCCATTGCACCGGACACTCTGATTTCTACCTGCCCGGCGGCATCTTCCGAAATTTGCACCAACCCGTTCATCACAAACAGCGGGAATGGCGAGTCTAATTGTCGGACTGAAACGTTGGAAATCTGTAAGCGACTTGGGTCTTCTGAGGTCAGCGTTGCCCCGTTTAAGTGATAACCGACCACCGACAGCGCATACATGCTTCCCGGTCGGACAATGGCAGGTGTGTACGAAGAAATCTTTAGTCTGGCCGGCACAACACTAAGATTGAACGCCTGGTATCCATAAGAGTTAACGAGCGCTGTGGGAACGTAATTTGTGGAGTAGTATTGGTAAAAAACGAAACAGAGATGCGTTGGAACAAACGCATCTAGTTGCATCGTTCGACCGGCTGGATCAACACTGACAATGCTGATGCTCGGCGCACAACTAGGTTGTTGGCTGGGAGGAATACTGAGTGTGGCCCCGTTGAGATTCGATCCCGTCAATGTCAATCTCGTCGTCATGTTCTCATTGACAAACCCCATCCGCAAGTGGGGCAAATTACCGACAGCAGATGTTACCACGCCCGGCGTGATAGATTCTATTAGTGGCGGGCCGGTCGGTGGCTGCCGGAGAATGAACACGCCATTGCTGGTGTCACTCACTGACGGCGTCGTGACGCTCGAGATTTTGATGAGCGCGTGGCTGGTGGGCGGCCCTGTCACCTGCCAACTGACGGAGCCCGTGTTGGGCTGGCTGGCAACCAGCGTCTCGTAGCTGCTGCCGCCATTACGCGACAACTCGATCTTGACATTCCCCGTGACATTGACCGAATTCCAGCGGATCGTTTGCACCGATCCGATCGGCCAATCCTCGCCGCCATCGGGCACCTGCACGGTGATCTGCCCCGTCGCGTCCGTCAGCCTCAACGTGGCTGTCAAAACGCGGTCATCACCGATGATAGGCTCACAATTCGGCCAATAGAAATCCGTCGTGAATCGGGCCGTAACGTCCACCGTGCCGGCCTGAATCCGCGAGATGCGAACAAACCGGTTACCCTCTTGAACAATCTGCCGAATAGTGACCGAATTGGGGGGATTCACAGCAAATGTCAGTGCACCCGAGGTTGATAAATTGATATTTTCAAACAACGCCCCGGTGTCACACTCCACTCTCTTGCCCCAAACGGGCAGTTCCAAGACTTGACCGAGCGGCAGCGATTGGGTCACGGGCGGTTGATTGGGGTCGGGCCCCGACGGACCCGCCACACACGGGCCTTCGCTCCCCTCGACTCCCCAACGAATGCAACCCCAAGGTCGGCTAGTTTGATTTCCACCGCCCCATTCATTCGTGCTGGTGTTGATCTTCAGGCGCGGATCATAAATGATCACCCGGCCAATCAAGCCACGCTGTGGGCTCACGTCCGTCCACTGCGCCTGCCCCCGCTCGATCCATCGCGGTATCACTTGATCCTGATCGCTGCCAATTTGCCGGTCTCGCAACGCGCGAATATCCAACGTCACCGTCTCGCCCGGTCCAATCGCCTGCACGCCCCAATCCCACTCGCCAGCTTCATGCACCAGCTTCAACTGAAACTGACCGACTTCCTGCCGCGTGTTCTTGATCTGCACCACCGAGCGCGTCTGTCCTGTCAATCGCCAGGGAAACGCAAAGGTGTTGGTCGGCAGCGCGTCCGGGTCTTTGATCAACACGTCGAACGCCATGCTGGCGCTGCGATCGAAACTGACCGCATGGGCGACAACGCTGCCCGGCTCGCTCGTGTAAGCAATTTCCAATCCCGCTGAGTCAATCCGGCGGGGCAGCCCTGCCCGCGCGAGTGCCTCGTTCAACGCCACTTGTTTCACCTGGTAGGGAGCTAGCCTCAGCGCGGGCAGCGTCGCCGTTTTCGTCAGTAAGCCCACCGTGTAGGTCACTCGCACAGTCGCTTGGATGTCAGCGCCGGTGGTATTGCCCAGAAGCAATAGCGTATCGAAACTGGTCAAGCTGACGCCGGGCACGCTGCTCGGTTTGATGAACAGTCCAGCGCCGTGCAGGCCACGGGAGCGGCGCATGGCCGGGTCCACGCAGCGAATCGTCGTGGAAAAACCCTGGTCATTATGTACCATCACGTATGCGAGCACGTCGCCCGGCTCGCCATCATGTTCGATCCGGAGGCCACCGTTGGTCGGCAGCGGAGCGGTCAGATTCAACGCAGCCAGGGCCTCACCAAGTGACACCTGTCGCACTTGATGCGGCTGAAGCGTTAACGGCGCGAGCGCGCGCGGTTGACCGTTGATGAGCAACGTGGGTCTGACGGTCACCGGTTGCTCACCGGTATTGGTCAGAATCAACTGGGCCGCACTCGATTCATCCGGCAGCCACCACAGTCCATCGAGTACGGTTGAGCGATAAAACCAATCGCGGTTATCGAGGGGAAAATCGAACGACCAGCTTGCCTCTGGCTGGGTGACGGTCACCTGCGCAGCAAGTGAAAATTCCTTTCCCGTATGACGAAACCGCAAGCTGCCCCAGGTAAACGTCACTTTCTGTGCGCTCAGCCACTGGCGCAGATTGAGGTGCTGCCGTTCGCGCTGGCGCAGCGCCAGCGCGGGCAGCTCGACCCGTTGCCCATTTGCGGCGAAAAATTCAGGAAAAACTTGAATCGGTTCGTCCGAGGTGTTGCTGACCATCAACCATGACTCGAACCCCGATTGGACCGTCCAATACGGCCCTTCGATCATCTGACGCGGCACAAATTGCGCGGAAGCACGTGGCGGCGAATGAACTACGACCGGCAACAAAACCGTCAGTCCAAAGGAGGCGAGAATCGCCAGAATGGTAAACTTCAACCATCGTGACCGGTGAAAATGGTACCCCCCCCACGCAATGCAATTCTGTTCGTCATACCACCCTCCGCGCTTACCGTCGCTTTAACGAGCTTATCGCGCGTAAGCGACTGACCGGTATGTTTGTTACCCTCCAACCCCTGTAGATTGGTCAGGCCGTTCCCATAATACCATGCAAGCGACTGACCAGTATGTTTGTTACCCTGCCGTTCGGTTACGCCTGGTTTTCAATACCAAACCTTAAGGGAAACGTGAACTGCGAGCTTACCTAATCTTGTGAAACTCGCTTCCTCACCCGCTATGTAGACCGGAAAGTTTACTAATTCCCACTACGACTGACCCCCGACCGATATCCTTCAAGGGGTTCGGTCGGGGTTATGTCAGTTTCAATCAGTAATAACAAACAAAGGATCGAGATTAGCTTGTTTCTTACCGTCCAAATAATTGGGGGTAGATGTGAGCTCACTGGTTCAGTCAACAATAGTACCCGCCCTTTGCAAAAGCACACCCACGATCAAAGCTAATTGCGACAAGATGACTGTTAACGTCAGCAGCTTGTCCATAGCTTCTCTCCTTCTCGAGCAAATGATGCTGTGTTCCCACCATCAGACAGGCGGCATTGTAACAAAATTCGGCTTGGGGGGCAATAAAAAATTCAAGCGGGCGGCTCACAGCAAAAATTTATTGACTCACAAAACGATTCTTGGTATGATGGGGCTGCACCGGAAGAAAGCCTCCAGAACCGTTGGCACATCTCCAGTTAACTCTTCATTAACTACGCGTGTTGTTGGAAGAGTGCATCTGTCATGCAAGCGATTGAACCTTCGCCTTCGGTCTATGCTGGAGCCTACCATCAGCAAGCTGACGCCGTGCTGCTTCAGCAGTGCCTAGAGAGAAATGAGCAGGCATGTTCAGCTCTATTGCAGCGCTACGGCGATATGATCTACTCGATAGCCTGCCGATGGAGCCTCTCACCGGAGGAGGCAGCGCGAGTGTTTCAATCTGTATGGCTAGCGCTGGTTGAAAAACCGGGGTTAGCGTATCAAGAAGATGGATTGAGCTGCTGGGTGGTGTCCTCGACATTGGCCGAGTGTGTTCGAATTCGTCAACAAAGACACGGCACCTTGCGCTGCGACACGGACGCCGTCCTGTCAGAGGAAGAGATTGCCAAGCTGGAACAAGAACGGTTACTTCAGCAGGCGCTCTTGACAATGGCGGAGCCGTGTCAGGAGCGGCTCAGGTTCGTCTTGTACGACAAACAAACGTGGCTCTGCCAGCGTGCCGAAGACCCAACGCCAGCAACATGCGGCATTGAGCCAAAAATTCGTTGTTGCTTAGCAAAGTTATTAGCCATGCTCAAGGAGTTGGGCTTTTGACGTGTTGCCTGGATACCAAGCCGGCAACGAGCAACAAAAATGGAGACAGAGAACATGACGTGCATACCGATTGAAATGTTACTGGCGCAAGCACAAGGTACATTGCCTGTCGAGGAGGCCGAGCGAATCACTCACCATCTGCTCACGGCATGCCCATCATGCCGGGACCAATTCGACCTGATTCAGAAAACTGTGGCGGCCTGTGAGAATCGGAGTTTGGTCAGTCCACCTGATTGGTTGGTCAATCAAGCGATGAGTCTGTTTCGCTGGCGACCAGTGTCGGAGAAGGCAAATGAGCGGGAGATCATTCCGGCGACGCTGCTGTCTGACAGCACAACCAACAGGCGGCTGCTCGGCTTTCGCGGCGCCGGCGTAGCCGGTCGCCATCTGCTCTACCGAGCCGGAAATTATGACATTGACCTATTCATTGACTGCATCGAGCCGGCCAGGGCGTTTGACATCATTGGCCAAACGATGCCGACGGGATTAGAGCTGGACGCAGTGGCGCATGGCGATGTGGAGTTATTCAAAGCATCCAGCTTGGCGCTTGCCACCAAGACGAATGAATTTGGCGAGTTCCTGCTGGAACGCGTTGAAGAAGGCATTTACAGCCTGAAGCTCAAGTTCAAGACTTCGGAAATTGACATCGTTGAACTGAGAGCGTTAGCAGAGGAGTAGCAAAAGCGTGCAGGTTGAAACGACAACGATCCAGGACTTGGATCAGCCGGCCACAATCCAGGCGGCAGCTAAGCCATCTTGGAGTGACGAACAATTCGTCGAGATGGTCGAATCACTCGCCGGTAGTGACCAGCTCGATTATTTCTTGCGCTCCCATCAAGAACGAATTAACCGTGACACAATCAAATTATTGAAGGATCGGGTGAACTATCTGGTTCAGGCGGACCTGGGTCAAGCGATGCGCTTGGCCGAAGCGATGTGCAACGCGGCTGTGCTTTCCGGCGATCCGGTTTGCGAAGCAATAGCCCAGCATGCCTGGGGCCAAGCGTTATATTTCTCTGGCCGACATTCAGAGGCACTTGAGGCTTATGAAAGAGCTGCTGCCATCTACGGTGGCTTGGGGATGGAAGTGGAGAGCGCCCGAATTGCTCGCGCTCAAGTCGCTGCTCTGATGTATGTTGGCAACTACGCTCAAGCGCTCGCATTGGCTGACAAGGCTCGTGAAGTGTTTCGTCTGCACAATGAGATGGTGCTGCTGGCGGGACTAGAACTCAACGTTGGCAGCATTCATCATCGTTTGGATCAATACCCCGAGGCGCTGGAATGTTTCAACCGTGCGCGGCATCTGTATGCGGATTATCAAGACGAATTGGGCATTGCCTGGACGAACTATAACTGTGCCAATCAATATACCTGCTTGAACGAATTTGAGCGGGCGCTGACGCTATACCAGGAAGCGAAGCTAACATTTGAGAAGCTCAACATGTGGCGCATGGTCAACGATGTTGAGTACAGTCTCGCGTGGTTGCACTTTCAGCGTGGCAATTTTCAGGAGAGTCTCAAACTATTCTACAAGGTAAATGATCGCGCCAAAGAGTTGAGTGATGTTGTTACTGAGGCGCTCTGTGATTTGGATTTGTCTGAAGTTTATTTGCGATTGAACGCTCATGAAGATGCGCTGGAATCGGCGCAATCAGCGGTGCAGAAGTTTTCCGCGCTGGGGATGACCTACGAGCATATTAAGGCGCGGATGTATGTAGGGATTGCGCGGGCCAATCGGGGCGAGTATGCCGAGGCCGAACAGGAATTGCAAGCGGCGCGGCAGGGCTTCAAGGATGAAGGCAATGATGTATTCATGGCGTTGACCGACGTGCACCTGAGCGAGCTATACACACGGCAGCACGCCTTGCAGCAGGCGCTCACCTATGCGCAGGAGGCCAAGGAGGTTTTAGAAAGGCTGGGGATTGCCTCCAGGACGCAGTATGCGGAGATGCAACTTGCGCAGATTCACTATTTGATGGGCAACCTGGATGCAGCGCAGCAGCTTTGCCACTCGGTGTTGGCGAAGATGGAGGACATGGAATCGCCGTGGTTGAGGCATCGGTGTTTGTACTTGCTGGGCGCGACGCTCGAACGAGCTGGGAAGCCGGAGGAAGCCTATCCGCATTACACGCAGGCGGTGGCCCATCTGGAGAGTTTGCGCAGCACGATCTCTGTGGATGAGTTCAAAAGCTCGTTCCTGGAGGACAAGCAACGGATTTATGAGGACATCGTCAGATTGTGCCTCAGAAGAGAAAACGAGCCGATGGTGACGGAGGCGTTTTCATTTGTTGAGGCGGCCAAGTCGCGTGCCCTGGTTGAATTGCTACTGAGAGGCGACGAGCATCGGATCAAGCGGCGGTCAACTACCGCGGCAGCGGAAGCGCTCCATCACCAATGGCAACAAGTGCGGGAGCAATTGGATTGGTACTACAACCGCATCAATCATTACGAACTGCGCAGCCAGCAGCCGGCTCTCACGATCACGCGACAGTTGCGTCAGGAGGTGCGGCGGCGCGAGCGGGAGTTGGCCAAGCTCGATCGGCGCATGCGTGTGGAAGACGCCGAACATGTTTCGTTGCGCACGGTGACACGACCTGACGTCGCCGAACTGCGTCGGTATCTGGCCGCTGACGAGGTGCTGATTGAGTATTACGTGATGAGTGGTCGGATCAAGGCCTTTGCGCTGGACCGGGATGGCGTGCAAGTTTCCTCAGACCTTACAACCACGGCGAACATCACCTCTTACTTGCGGCGATTGCGGTTTTACATGGAGAAGTTCACGTTGAGCGACGAGTACATTCGCGCGCACAGGCAGAGCATACAGCAGCTCACGGAGCAGTGTTTACATGGGCTTTACGCGGAGGTCGTCGAGCCGATTGCCTCGTGGATTGAAGGGCGCAAGATACTGTTTGTGCCACACAATGTCCTGCACTATGTGCCGTTCCATGCGTTGTACGACGGGCGCCAGCATCTGATTGATCGCCATGAAATCTCCTATAGTCCCAGCGCCACCGTGTGGAAGTGGAGTCTGGATAAGGCCCGCAAGCAGTCGCCGGGCGACGATGTGCTGATCATGGGCATTCCAGACGACGCCATGCCGTTCATTCATGAAGAAGTCGGCACGGTTCACTCGTTGTGGCCGCAGGCGAAGGTCTTTGTGGGTGAGGAAGCGACATTAGATTGTCTGAAGAGTGAGGCCAGGAACTGCCGGCTGCTTCACCTGGCGTCGCACGCTGTGTTTCGCCGCGACAATCCGATGTTTTCGGCGCTGCGACTGAGCGACTCGTGGTTGAGCTTTTTTGATATTTTCAACTTGGATTTAACGGTTGACCTGGTGACGTTGAGCGCCTGCGAAACCGGCGTGAACGAAGTCTCGCCCGGTGACGAGCTGTTT
This window of the Blastocatellia bacterium genome carries:
- a CDS encoding CHAT domain-containing protein, which translates into the protein MQVETTTIQDLDQPATIQAAAKPSWSDEQFVEMVESLAGSDQLDYFLRSHQERINRDTIKLLKDRVNYLVQADLGQAMRLAEAMCNAAVLSGDPVCEAIAQHAWGQALYFSGRHSEALEAYERAAAIYGGLGMEVESARIARAQVAALMYVGNYAQALALADKAREVFRLHNEMVLLAGLELNVGSIHHRLDQYPEALECFNRARHLYADYQDELGIAWTNYNCANQYTCLNEFERALTLYQEAKLTFEKLNMWRMVNDVEYSLAWLHFQRGNFQESLKLFYKVNDRAKELSDVVTEALCDLDLSEVYLRLNAHEDALESAQSAVQKFSALGMTYEHIKARMYVGIARANRGEYAEAEQELQAARQGFKDEGNDVFMALTDVHLSELYTRQHALQQALTYAQEAKEVLERLGIASRTQYAEMQLAQIHYLMGNLDAAQQLCHSVLAKMEDMESPWLRHRCLYLLGATLERAGKPEEAYPHYTQAVAHLESLRSTISVDEFKSSFLEDKQRIYEDIVRLCLRRENEPMVTEAFSFVEAAKSRALVELLLRGDEHRIKRRSTTAAAEALHHQWQQVREQLDWYYNRINHYELRSQQPALTITRQLRQEVRRRERELAKLDRRMRVEDAEHVSLRTVTRPDVAELRRYLAADEVLIEYYVMSGRIKAFALDRDGVQVSSDLTTTANITSYLRRLRFYMEKFTLSDEYIRAHRQSIQQLTEQCLHGLYAEVVEPIASWIEGRKILFVPHNVLHYVPFHALYDGRQHLIDRHEISYSPSATVWKWSLDKARKQSPGDDVLIMGIPDDAMPFIHEEVGTVHSLWPQAKVFVGEEATLDCLKSEARNCRLLHLASHAVFRRDNPMFSALRLSDSWLSFFDIFNLDLTVDLVTLSACETGVNEVSPGDELFGLMRGFLYAGAPSLIVSLWMVNDRSTSTFMRWLYNGLKEGLTKRQAIRQAMLQIRAEYGHPYYWAPFILMGKPT
- a CDS encoding Ig-like domain-containing protein produces the protein MKFTILAILASFGLTVLLPVVVHSPPRASAQFVPRQMIEGPYWTVQSGFESWLMVSNTSDEPIQVFPEFFAANGQRVELPALALRQRERQHLNLRQWLSAQKVTFTWGSLRFRHTGKEFSLAAQVTVTQPEASWSFDFPLDNRDWFYRSTVLDGLWWLPDESSAAQLILTNTGEQPVTVRPTLLINGQPRALAPLTLQPHQVRQVSLGEALAALNLTAPLPTNGGLRIEHDGEPGDVLAYVMVHNDQGFSTTIRCVDPAMRRSRGLHGAGLFIKPSSVPGVSLTSFDTLLLLGNTTGADIQATVRVTYTVGLLTKTATLPALRLAPYQVKQVALNEALARAGLPRRIDSAGLEIAYTSEPGSVVAHAVSFDRSASMAFDVLIKDPDALPTNTFAFPWRLTGQTRSVVQIKNTRQEVGQFQLKLVHEAGEWDWGVQAIGPGETVTLDIRALRDRQIGSDQDQVIPRWIERGQAQWTDVSPQRGLIGRVIIYDPRLKINTSTNEWGGGNQTSRPWGCIRWGVEGSEGPCVAGPSGPDPNQPPVTQSLPLGQVLELPVWGKRVECDTGALFENINLSTSGALTFAVNPPNSVTIRQIVQEGNRFVRISRIQAGTVDVTARFTTDFYWPNCEPIIGDDRVLTATLRLTDATGQITVQVPDGGEDWPIGSVQTIRWNSVNVTGNVKIELSRNGGSSYETLVASQPNTGSVSWQVTGPPTSHALIKISSVTTPSVSDTSNGVFILRQPPTGPPLIESITPGVVTSAVGNLPHLRMGFVNENMTTRLTLTGSNLNGATLSIPPSQQPSCAPSISIVSVDPAGRTMQLDAFVPTHLCFVFYQYYSTNYVPTALVNSYGYQAFNLSVVPARLKISSYTPAIVRPGSMYALSVVGYHLNGATLTSEDPSRLQISNVSVRQLDSPFPLFVMNGLVQISEDAAGQVEIRVSGAMGMDTEPIVIDPQVPLDAPATADGLQTFTIAADLVTPIYFQTPKVLDELPDQPAGTNQGGVAFGARYNPFHFRWFASLIACRGTVCPPLNNFPLTPVNITGLVIGVSIDVSLEFVVYVTPSPIGGLGVNVRLSICARVSGWAGIIGGPATAFSVGLCYGGPPPSISQSRITGMSYASTGCLAVGNLFQLPGYLNATVRAIGCCPGTLQLNFSSLIAPDGNGARPEEIGIIPWEVRLTSYRPELTRVEFSPSEVQVEPGGASTTVLLRAYVINPGTGEGGQDVTVRVNRDNARSLPCIISNVTPVSLTQFVPANNVAVPFVFAVQLSALPGCALPGLLAYRADMSLDAGVNSFACTSPGVEPSATLLVRRVAQKTARIKSTTFNPTTTNPGGSSVLTVTVETENVTSQDFLQVYVELSLPSVGCGLLTAVAPGESNPQGKLGSSSGLIDFRFTIIVPAGCSVPTGTATWKADLVNLPSNITKLRPVQDSAVLSIQPGQLASYIKPRVMSLAVGQSKQLTPEDQHCQPMQQFPQGTTFGVQNSNIATVSANGLLTARATGTTDVQARLPNNQLLYCAHQGCVAGPPPRVQVGPITIKLRFLNDAVLYLRDTADGGLGLGTTKVEQIKARTRERVQELYEEAMANVIVELAQGSVAVTDEDAVIVVDITAIRGANGRFLRAPDQNPSLNTQPTYMLGQAQINHLNLTFGGDIIYNANVAEDDRLGVFVNRLPYYKDRVLVVNDAQRIGNGIGNVAAHEVGHRLGLVPNPASRPNPRTGHSSEQERDIIRDDRFTGWMFDGTELNHTREGANEEELMASQLASRDLLENPYVFTTRPTFRAGLRQDSEYLKTILPRP